One Brassica oleracea var. oleracea cultivar TO1000 unplaced genomic scaffold, BOL UnpScaffold00689, whole genome shotgun sequence genomic window carries:
- the LOC106319922 gene encoding putative protease Do-like 3, mitochondrial isoform X2 translates to MGSGFIISGRRILAHCLTVDNHRSSFRVRKFGSSTFYTAKVESVAYDCALATLVVEWNEFWEHTHPLELHDDLPSIGDTVSVLTNGETDEQK, encoded by the exons ATGGGATCTG GATTCATAATCTCGGGAAGGAGGATTCTTGCACACTGTCTTACTGTGGACAATCATCGTTCATCCTTTCGAGTGAGAAAGTTTGGTTCATCCACTTTCTACACAGCAAAAGTCGAATCAGTTGCTTACGACTGTGCTTTGGCTACCTTAGTTGTTGAATGGAATGAGTTTTGGGAGCATACGCATCCTTTGGAGCTTCATGACGACTTACCCTCTATAGGCGATACTGTCTCTGTTTTGACAAATG
- the LOC106319922 gene encoding putative protease Do-like 6, chloroplastic isoform X1, with the protein MGSGFIISGRRILAHCLTVDNHRSSFRVRKFGSSTFYTAKVESVAYDCALATLVVEWNEFWEHTHPLELHDDLPSIGDTVSVLTNDYDTTIKLVEGAVTSVETREYFHGTREL; encoded by the exons ATGGGATCTG GATTCATAATCTCGGGAAGGAGGATTCTTGCACACTGTCTTACTGTGGACAATCATCGTTCATCCTTTCGAGTGAGAAAGTTTGGTTCATCCACTTTCTACACAGCAAAAGTCGAATCAGTTGCTTACGACTGTGCTTTGGCTACCTTAGTTGTTGAATGGAATGAGTTTTGGGAGCATACGCATCCTTTGGAGCTTCATGACGACTTACCCTCTATAGGCGATACTGTCTCTGTTTTGACAAATG ATTACGATACCACCATTAAGCTTGTAGAAGGGGCTGTAACGTCTGTTGAAACGAGAGAATATTTCCACGGCACAAGAgaattgtag